One window of the Klebsiella sp. WP3-W18-ESBL-02 genome contains the following:
- a CDS encoding DUF1496 domain-containing protein has protein sequence MVGGLSLLCCVAQARQQVEVNVPPEVFSNNASSQRAQPCARCCMYEDRNYSEGAVIKAEGVLLQCQRDERAISTNPLVWRRVKP, from the coding sequence ATGGTCGGTGGGCTGTCGCTTTTGTGCTGCGTCGCGCAGGCGAGGCAGCAGGTGGAAGTGAACGTTCCACCTGAAGTGTTCAGCAACAATGCCAGCAGCCAGCGCGCACAGCCGTGCGCCCGTTGCTGCATGTATGAAGACAGGAACTACTCGGAAGGGGCGGTGATTAAAGCGGAAGGCGTGCTGCTTCAGTGCCAGCGCGATGAGCGCGCCATCAGTACGAATCCCCTGGTGTGGCGTCGGGTAAAGCCATAA
- the gdhA gene encoding NADP-specific glutamate dehydrogenase: MDKACSLNTFLAHVQQRDPHQTEFAQAVREVMTTLWPFLEQNPRYRQLSLLERLVEPERVIQFRVVWVDDRNQVQVNRAWRVQFSSTIGPFKGGMRFHPSVNLSILKFLGFEQTFKNALTTLPMGGGKGGSDFDPKGKSEGEVMRFCQALMTELYRHLGADTDVPAGDIGVGGREVGFMAGMMKKLSNDTSCVFTGKGLSFGGSLIRPEATGYGLVYFTQAMLQRHGLGFEGMRVAVSGSGNVAQYAIEKAMELGARVITASDSSGTVVDESGFTKEKLARLCEIKASRDGRVADYAREFGLVYLEGQQPWSVAVDIALPCATQNELDADAARVLIANGVKAVAEGANMPTTIEATDLFLDAGVLFAPGKAANAGGVATSGLEMAQNAARMSWKAEKVDARLHHIMLDIHHACVEHGGEAKQTNYVRGANIAGFVKVADAMLAQGVI; the protein is encoded by the coding sequence ATGGACAAGGCTTGCTCCCTTAATACCTTCCTGGCTCATGTTCAACAGCGCGACCCACACCAGACCGAGTTTGCTCAGGCCGTACGCGAAGTCATGACGACCCTCTGGCCGTTCCTCGAGCAGAACCCGCGCTATCGTCAGCTTTCCCTGCTGGAAAGACTGGTTGAACCTGAGCGCGTCATTCAGTTCCGCGTGGTGTGGGTAGACGACCGTAATCAGGTTCAGGTGAACCGCGCATGGCGCGTCCAGTTCAGCTCGACTATCGGGCCGTTCAAAGGCGGGATGCGCTTCCACCCGTCCGTAAACCTCTCTATTCTGAAATTCCTCGGCTTTGAACAGACCTTTAAAAACGCCCTGACAACCCTGCCGATGGGCGGTGGCAAAGGGGGTTCTGACTTCGATCCAAAAGGCAAAAGCGAAGGTGAGGTGATGCGCTTCTGCCAGGCACTGATGACCGAACTGTATCGTCATCTGGGCGCCGACACCGACGTTCCAGCGGGCGATATCGGCGTAGGCGGCCGTGAGGTCGGCTTTATGGCCGGAATGATGAAGAAACTCTCCAACGACACCTCTTGCGTGTTTACCGGCAAGGGTCTCTCTTTTGGCGGCAGTCTGATTCGTCCGGAAGCCACCGGCTACGGACTGGTGTATTTCACCCAGGCAATGCTGCAGCGTCACGGCCTGGGCTTCGAGGGGATGCGCGTCGCGGTCTCTGGCTCCGGCAACGTAGCGCAGTATGCGATTGAAAAAGCGATGGAGCTGGGCGCGCGCGTGATCACCGCGTCTGACTCCAGCGGTACCGTGGTTGATGAGTCTGGCTTCACTAAAGAGAAACTGGCGCGCCTGTGTGAAATCAAAGCCAGCCGAGACGGCCGCGTCGCCGACTACGCGCGTGAATTTGGTCTGGTGTATCTCGAAGGCCAGCAGCCGTGGAGCGTGGCGGTGGATATTGCCCTGCCGTGCGCTACCCAGAACGAGCTGGATGCCGATGCGGCACGCGTGCTGATCGCCAACGGCGTGAAGGCGGTCGCGGAAGGTGCCAACATGCCAACCACGATCGAAGCGACCGACCTGTTCCTCGACGCGGGCGTATTGTTCGCGCCGGGCAAAGCAGCCAACGCCGGTGGCGTTGCCACTTCCGGTCTGGAAATGGCGCAGAACGCCGCGCGCATGAGCTGGAAGGCAGAGAAAGTCGACGCGCGTCTGCACCACATCATGCTGGATATTCACCACGCCTGCGTTGAGCACGGCGGTGAAGCGAAGCAAACCAACTACGTGCGCGGCGCGAACATCGCAGGCTTCGTGAAAGTGGCCGATGCCATGCTGGCGCAGGGCGTGATTTAA
- a CDS encoding pyrimidine (deoxy)nucleoside triphosphate diphosphatase, which yields MLKTIDVVAAIIEQNGKILLAQRPPHADQAGLWEFAGGKVEAGESQQEALVRELQEELAIVAWPGRYITSHRREVSGRIVHLHGWHVPRFDGELIAREHSALVWCTPQEALRYALAPADVPLLAAFMALPDATPGDSY from the coding sequence ATGCTGAAAACCATTGATGTTGTTGCCGCTATTATCGAACAAAATGGCAAAATTCTCCTTGCGCAGCGCCCGCCGCATGCCGATCAGGCCGGGCTGTGGGAATTTGCCGGTGGGAAAGTTGAAGCCGGTGAAAGCCAGCAGGAGGCGTTAGTGCGCGAACTACAGGAAGAGCTGGCTATCGTCGCGTGGCCGGGGCGCTATATTACTAGCCATCGGCGCGAAGTCTCAGGAAGGATCGTGCATCTGCACGGCTGGCACGTCCCCCGTTTCGACGGCGAACTCATTGCCCGCGAACACAGCGCGCTGGTGTGGTGCACGCCGCAGGAAGCCTTACGCTACGCGCTGGCCCCTGCCGACGTGCCGTTACTCGCCGCGTTTATGGCTTTACCCGACGCCACACCAGGGGATTCGTACTGA